One window of the Rhodohalobacter sp. SW132 genome contains the following:
- a CDS encoding Crp/Fnr family transcriptional regulator — MDEQKKFQSDIMQKHLRDLLKDPPHLLKNFHYEDILAFLELGEETRFVEGDTIISEDEYVSSAYLVASGKVSIWKENIQLATLETNSFLGETFLFSKNNRMARVTCEEDCILLKYERYMALNYFRKRPEKLFNIFTKNIIEIQQNKISSMNLQLFTLKKRILDDKKW, encoded by the coding sequence ATGGACGAGCAAAAAAAGTTTCAATCCGACATCATGCAAAAGCATCTTCGTGATCTTCTGAAAGATCCGCCACATCTGTTAAAAAACTTTCACTACGAAGATATTCTCGCATTTCTTGAACTGGGAGAAGAAACCCGGTTTGTTGAAGGAGATACGATCATCAGTGAAGATGAATATGTTAGTTCAGCGTATTTAGTAGCCAGTGGTAAAGTCTCAATCTGGAAAGAAAATATTCAGCTGGCTACACTTGAAACGAACAGCTTCTTGGGAGAGACATTTTTATTCAGTAAAAACAACCGAATGGCACGCGTTACGTGCGAGGAAGATTGCATTCTGCTAAAATATGAGCGGTATATGGCGCTAAACTACTTTAGAAAACGCCCTGAAAAATTGTTCAATATCTTTACGAAAAACATCATCGAGATTCAGCAAAATAAAATATCAAGTATGAATCTTCAGCTTTTCACTTTAAAAAAACGAATTCTTGACGATAAGAAGTGGTAG